From Dasypus novemcinctus isolate mDasNov1 chromosome 19, mDasNov1.1.hap2, whole genome shotgun sequence, a single genomic window includes:
- the LOC101439330 gene encoding sushi domain-containing protein 2: MERHRAPWALLPLLLLLATGPGSSPRPASGAQESCSLRCGVQGGPCSCHPTCQGLGTCCSDFRDFCLEISPYSGSLMGGKDFMVQHLRWGGRTDGVICRFKESIQTRGRVDSLSRVHCVSPLLYESGRIPFTLSLDNGSSFPRSGTWLSMHPGKVSMSEKSELVNETRWQYYGTSGIDGDLTVTWNPGILSSDTVTIELWGYEETGKPYAEGWAAKWSYLYPLATNISNSGRFSFIPKPAPSNFQKWEMGALRIISGGHRAGEKDVQAIWSNDHALAWHLGQDFREDAVAWARAKCLAWEMLEEQLPDFLEELPDCPCTLAQARADSGRFFTDYGCDMEQGSVCTYHPGAVHCVRSVQASPRYAAGQQCCYTAAGTQLLTADSTSGSTPDRGHDWGAPPYLAPPRVPGYSHWVYDVLSFYYCCLWAPECDRYMRRRPSSDCRTYQPPRLASVFGDPHFITFDNASYSFNGCGEYVLLEAALTNLTVQARAEPGAMANGTQARGTRLTAVAVQEGASDVLEVRLAGGAGGLEVLLNQESLSFAEQSWMDLTGMFLSVSAGKNVSVMLSSGAGLEVSAQGPSLSVAVLLPQKFLSHTRGLLGTLNGDPSDDFTLRDGRVLPAASSSRQLFRFGADWVVRNESSLLTYDSRLLLNAFLFGPKHDPSFEPLFPEEAALGPGSTGEAAALCGDDPFCNFDVAATGNPSVGSATRAAHQLHLHRAHSLMPVVSCGWVAAPPHGHKEGTKYLAGSTVLFSCDSGYSLDGAAASTCQADGTWSSPTPTCQPGRSQTVLLSIVFGGLAVVALGAVIYVLLRRRKTQRNDWGPRA; encoded by the exons ATGGAGCGGCACCGCGCGCCCTGGGCCCTGCTGCCACTGCTGCTATTGCTGGCGACAGGCCCGGGCTCCAGCCCCCGCCCCGCATCAG GGGCCCAGGAGAGCTGCTCCCTGCGCTGCGGGGTCCAGGGCGGGCCGTGCTCCTGCCACCCCACCTGCCAGGGCCTGGGCACCTGCTGCTCGGACTTCCGCGATTTCTGCCTCGAGATCTCACCCTACTCGGGCTCCCTGATGGGCGGCAAGGACTTCATGGTGCAGCACCTGCGCTGGGGCGGCCGCACCGACGGCGTGATCTGCAG GTTTAAGGAGAGCATCCAGACCCGCGGCCGGGTGGACAGCCTCAGCCGCGTGCACTGCGTGTCCCCGCTGCTGTACGAGAGCGGCCGCATCCCCTTCACACTCTCGCTGGACAATGGGAGCTCCTTCCCGCGCTCTGGCACCTGGCTGTCCA tgCACCCCGGCAAAGTGTCGATGTCAGAGAAGAGCGAGCTGGTGAATGAGACCCGCTGGCAGTACTACGGCACCTCGGGCATCGACGGCGACCTCACCGTGACCTGGAACCCCGGGATCCTGTCCTCAGACACTGTCACCATCGAACTGTGGGGTTACGAGGAGACAG GGAAGCCGTACGCGGAGGGATGGGCGGCCAAGTGGTCATACCTCTACCCCCTGGCCACAAACATCTCCAACTCCGGCCGCTTCTCCTTCATCCCGAAACCCGCCCCGAGCAACTTCCAGAAATGGGAAATGGGTGCCCTGAGGATCATCAGTGGCGGACACCGAGCTGGGGAAAA GGACGTGCAGGCCATCTGGAGCAACGATCATGCGCTGGCCTGGCACCTCGGCCAGGACTTCCGGGAGGACGCGGTGGCCTGGGCCCGCGCCAAGTGCCTGGCCTGGGAGATGCTGGAGGAGCAGCTGCCCGACTTCCTGGAGGAGCTGCCCGACTGCCCATGCACCCTGGCCCAGGCCCGAGCGGACTCAGGGCGCTTCTTT ACGGATTACGGCTGTGACATGGAGCAGGGCAGCGTGTGCACCTACCACCCAGGGGCCGTGCACTGTGTGCGCTCCGTGCAAGCCAG CCCCCGCTACGCCGCGGGCCAGCAGTGCTGCTACACGGCGGCGGGCACGCAGCTCCTGACGGCCGACTCCACGAGCGGCAGCACCCCGGACCGCGGGCACGACTGGGGTGCGCCCCCGTACCTCGCGCCGCCCCGCGTGCCCGGCTACTCCCACTGGGTGTACGACGTCCTCAGCTTCTACTACTGCTGCCTCTGGGCGCCCGAGTGTGACCGCTACATGCGGCGGCGGCCCTCCAGCGACTGCCGCACCTACCAGCCCCCGCGCCTGG CCTCTGTCTTTGGAGACCCTCACTTCATCACCTTCGACAACGCCAGCTACTCTTTCAACGGGTGCGGCGAGTACGTGCTGCTGGAGGCGGCACTGACCAACCTGACGGTGCAGGCGCGGGCCGAGCCGGGGGCGATGGCCAACG gcacaCAGGCCCGCGGCACACGGCTGACGGCGGTGGCCGTGCAGGAGGGTGCCTCGGACGTGCTGGAGGTCCGCCTggccggcggggcggggggcctggAGGTGCTGCTCAACCAGGAGAGTCTCAGCTTTGCGGAGCAGAGCTGGATGGACCTGACGG GCATGTTCCTGTCGGTGTCCGCTGGGAAAAACGTGTCCGTCATGCTGTCGTCAGGGGCAGGCCTGGAGGTGAGCGCCCAGGGCCCATCCCTGAGCGTGGCCGTCCTGCTGCCCCAGAAGTTCCTCTCGCACACGCGCGGCCTGCTGGGCACACTCAACGGCGACCCCTCCGACGACTTCACCCTGCGTGACGGGCGCGTGCTGCCCGCGGCCTCCAGCTCCCGGCAGCTGTTCCGGTTCGGGGCCGACT GGGTTGTCCGCAACGAGTCCTCCCTGCTCACCTACGACTCGCGCTTGCTGCTGAACGCCTTCCTGTTTGGACCCAAGCACGACCCCAGCTTCGAGCCCCTGTTCCCCGAGGAGGCCGCCCTCGGCCCCGGCTCGACGGGCGAGGCCGCTGCCCTCTGCGGGGACGACCCGTTCTGCAACTTCGACGTGGCGGCCACCGGGAACCCGAGCGTGGGCAGTGCCACGCGGGCCGCCCACCAGCTGCACCTGCACCGCGCGCACAGCCTGATGCCTG TGGTGTCCTGCGGCTGGGTGGCAGCGCCTCCCCACGGGCACAAGGAAGGCACCAAGTACCTGGCGGGCTCCACCGTCCTCTTCAGCTGCGACAGCGGCTACAGCCTGGACGGGGCGGCGGCCAGCACCTGCCAGGCTGACGGCACCTGGTCTTCACCCACCCCCACGTGCCAGCCAG GACGGAGCCAGACAGTGCTGCTGAGCATCGTCTTTGGGGGCCTGGCCGTGGTGGCGCTGGGCGCGGTCATCTACGTGCTTTTGCGTCGCAGGAAAACCCAAAG GAATGACTGGGGTCCACGTGCGTGA
- the LOC101424827 gene encoding sushi domain-containing protein 2, translating to MERHRASWPLLLLLLLLATGPDSSPHPASGAQESCSLRCGVQGGPCSCHPTCQGLGTCCSDFRDFCLEISPYSGSLMGGKDFVVQHLRWGGRTDGVICRFKESIQTRGHVDGLSRVHCVSPLLYESGRIPFTLSLDNGSSFPRSGTWLSMHPSKASKAERSELVNETRWQYYGTSGIAGNLTVTWNAGTLPSDTVTIELWGYEETGKPYTEGWVAEWSYLYPLATNISNSGRFSFIPKPAPSSFQKWEMGALRIISGGHRAGEKDVQAIWSNKHALAWHLGQDFREDAVAWARAKCLAWEALEEQLPNFLEELPDCPCTLAQARADSGRFFTDYGCDMEQGSVCTYHPGALHCVRSVQASPRYAAGQQCCYTAAGTQLLTADSTSGSTPDRGHDWGAPPYLAPPRVPSYSHWMYDVLSFYYCCLWAPECDRYMRRRPSSDCRTYQPPRLASVFGDPHFITFDNASYSFNGRGEYVLLEAALTNLTVQARAEPGTMANGTQARGTRLTAVAVQEGASDVLEVRLAGGAEGLEVLLNQESLSFTEQSWMDLTGMFLSVSAGKNVSVMLSSGAGLEVSAQGPSLSVAVLLPQKFLSHTRGLLGTLNGDPSDDFTLRDGRVLPAASSSRQLFRFGADWVVRNESSLLTYDSPLLLNAFLFGPKHDPSFEPLFPEEAALGPGSAGAAAALCGDDLFCSFDVAATGNLSVGSATRAAHQLHLHRAHSLTPVVSCGWVAAPPHGHKEGTEYLAGSTVLFSCDSGYSLDGAAASTCQADGTWSSPTPTCQPGRSQTVLLSIVFGGLAVVALGVVIYVLLRRRKT from the exons ATGGAGCGGCACCGCGCGTCCTGGccattgctgctgctgctgctattgCTGGCGACAGGCCCGGactccagcccccaccccgcaTCAG GGGCCCAGGAGAGCTGCTCCCTGCGCTGCGGGGTCCAGGGCGGGCCGTGCTCCTGCCACCCCACCTGCCAGGGCCTGGGCACCTGCTGCTCAGACTTCCGCGATTTCTGCCTTGAGATCTCACCCTACTCGGGCTCCCTGATGGGCGGCAAGGACTTCGTGGTGCAGCACCTGCGCTGGGGCGGCCGCACCGACGGCGTGATCTGCAG GTTTAAGGAGAGCATCCAGACCCGCGGCCACGTGGACGGCCTCAGCCGCGTGCACTGCGTGTCCCCGCTGCTGTACGAGAGCGGCCGCATCCCCTTCACACTCTCGCTGGACAACGGGAGCTCCTTCCCGCGCTCTGGCACCTGGCTGTCCA tgCACCCCAGCAAAGCATCAAAGGCAGAGAGGAGCGAGCTGGTGAACGAGACCCGCTGGCAGTACTACGGCACCTCGGGCATCGCCGGCAACCTCACCGTGACCTGGAACGCTGGGACCCTGCCCTCAGACACCGTCACCATCGAACTGTGGGGCTACGAGGAGACAG GGAAGCCGTACACAGAGGGATGGGTGGCTGAGTGGTCGTACCTCTATCCCCTGGCCACAAACATCTCCAACTCCGGCCGCTTCTCCTTCATCCCGAAACCCGCCCCGAGCAGCTTCCAGAAATGGGAAATGGGTGCCCTGAGGATCATCAGTGGCGGACACCGAGCTGGGGAAAA GGACGTGCAGGCCATCTGGAGCAACAAGCACGCGCTGGCCTGGCACCTCGGCCAGGACTTCCGGGAAGATGCGGTGGCCTGGGCCCGCGCCAAGTGCCTGGCCTGGGAGGCACTGGAGGAGCAGCTGCCCAACTTCCTGGAGGAGCTGCCCGACTGCCCGTGCACCCTGGCCCAGGCCCGAGCGGACTCGGGGCGCTTCTTT ACGGATTACGGCTGTGACATGGAGCAGGGCAGCGTGTGCACCTACCACCCAGGGGCCTTGCACTGTGTGCGCTCCGTGCAGGCCAG CCCCCGCTACGCCGCGGGCCAGCAGTGCTGCTACACGGCGGCGGGCACGCAGCTCCTGACGGCCGACTCCACGAGCGGCAGCACCCCGGACCGCGGGCACGACTGGGGTGCGCCCCCGTACCTCGCGCCGCCCCGCGTGCCCAGCTACTCCCACTGGATGTATGACGTCCTCAGCTTCTACTACTGCTGCCTCTGGGCGCCCGAGTGTGACCGCTACATGCGGCGGCGGCCCTCCAGCGACTGCCGCACCTACCAGCCCCCGCGCCTGG CCTCTGTCTTTGGAGACCCTCACTTCATCACCTTCGACAACGCCAGCTACTCCTTCAACGGGCGCGGCGAGTACGTGCTGCTGGAGGCGGCGCTGACCAACCTGACGGTGCAGGCGCGGGCCGAGCCGGGGACGATGGCCAACG gcacaCAGGCCCGCGGCACGCGGCTGACGGCGGTGGCCGTGCAGGAGGGTGCCTCGGACGTGCTGGAGGTCCGCCTGGCCGGCGGGGCAGAGGGCCTGGAGGTGCTGCTCAACCAGGAGAGTCTCAGCTTCACAGAGCAGAGCTGGATGGACCTGACAG GCATGTTCCTGTCGGTGTCCGCTGGGAAAAACGTGTCCGTCATGCTGTCGTCAGGGGCAGGCCTGGAGGTGAGCGCCCAGGGCCCATCCCTGAGCGTGGCCGTCCTGCTGCCCCAGAAGTTCCTCTCCCACACGCGCGGCCTGCTGGGCACACTCAACGGCGACCCCTCCGACGACTTCACCCTGCGTGACGGGCGCGTGCTGCCCGCGGCCTCCAGCTCCCGGCAGCTGTTCCGGTTCGGGGCCGACT GGGTTGTCCGCAACGAGTCCTCCCTGCTCACCTACGACTCACCCTTGCTGTTGAACGCCTTCCTGTTCGGACCCAAGCACGACCCCAGCTTCGAGCCCCTGTTCCCCGAGGAGGCCGCCCTCGGCCCCGGTTCGGCGGGCGCAGCCGCCGCCCTCTGCGGGGATGACCTGTTCTGCAGCTTCGACGTGGCGGCCACCGGGAACCTGAGCGTGGGCAGCGCCACGCGGGCCGCCCACCAGCTGCACCTGCACCGCGCGCACAGCCTGACGCCTG TGGTGTCCTGTGGCTGGGTGGCAGCGCCTCCCCACGGGCACAAGGAAGGCACCGAGTACCTGGCGGGCTCCACCGTCCTCTTCAGCTGCGACAGCGGCTACAGCCTGGATGGGGCGGCGGCCAGCACCTGCCAGGCTGACGGCACCTGGTCTTCACCCACCCCCACGTGCCAGCCAG GACGGAGCCAGACAGTGCTGCTGAGCATCGTCTTTGGGGGCCTGGCCGTGGTGGCGCTGGGCGTGGTCATCTACGTACTTTTGCGTCGCAGGAAGACCTAA